Proteins found in one Pirellulales bacterium genomic segment:
- a CDS encoding ThuA domain-containing protein: protein MNRIAIPFAILTVFSAARLFAAESDAVKPLKVLYITGGVYHDYEKLTPLLTDGMKKHANVEFDIKWGLDAIRDKKLGEGYDSIVYNICYGEDNDPPLIENFLRVTREGKPTVLVHCSMHCFRASDAWTECCGMRTRRHDPYRAFGTEKVTAEHPAIKQFPDDWKTPGDELYQTINLPETSTPLLRSTRLDENGKKSTVCWVHKYGKANVFGTTLGHDIKTCEQDDYHRLLAHGLLWSCGKLDENGKPKAGYAAAK, encoded by the coding sequence ATGAATCGAATTGCAATACCGTTCGCAATCCTCACAGTGTTTTCCGCTGCTCGCTTGTTTGCCGCTGAAAGTGATGCGGTGAAGCCTCTCAAAGTTCTCTACATCACCGGCGGCGTCTATCACGACTACGAAAAACTTACACCGCTGCTCACGGATGGCATGAAAAAGCACGCCAACGTCGAGTTCGACATTAAATGGGGCCTCGATGCCATCCGCGACAAGAAGCTCGGCGAAGGCTACGATTCCATCGTCTACAACATCTGTTACGGAGAGGACAACGACCCGCCGCTCATTGAGAATTTCCTCCGCGTCACCCGTGAAGGCAAGCCAACGGTGCTGGTTCATTGCTCGATGCACTGTTTTAGGGCTTCCGATGCCTGGACCGAATGCTGCGGCATGCGCACGCGGCGCCACGATCCGTACCGCGCCTTCGGCACCGAGAAAGTGACCGCCGAACATCCAGCGATTAAGCAATTTCCCGACGATTGGAAAACTCCAGGCGACGAGCTCTATCAAACGATCAATTTGCCTGAAACTTCCACACCGCTGCTACGATCAACGCGGCTCGACGAGAACGGGAAAAAGAGTACCGTCTGCTGGGTTCATAAGTACGGAAAAGCCAACGTGTTTGGCACGACGCTGGGGCACGACATCAAGACGTGCGAGCAAGACGACTACCATCGCCTGCTCGCTCACGGATTGCTGTGGTCCTGCGGCAAGCTCGACGAAAATGGCAAGCCAAAGGCCGGGTATGCCGCTGCCAAATAG
- a CDS encoding ABC transporter permease, which produces MFRLFKALKVGVKSLALHPLRSLLTVLGIFIGVASVVWLLAIGEGISIKAREQIEGLGADNIIVRSLKPPPETTSGSSGPVPYGLTRDDYELLSDLPTVTRAIRIREIRRQFRYGREGKTHGKVDGRLVGCTPEYADVTQLHVDRGHFITQAEMLNEANVCVLAAGTAERLFRFEDPIGKSIHVDEDYYRVVGVMKKRTASAGIGGSLAAQDFDNDVYIPITTLWKRIGDTVVTRRAGSMEGEIVQLSQVTLRINNVENVLETAKAVENTLRLKHKDDDYAVVVPLELLEQAKTTRLMFIVFMGIIAAISLVVGGIGIMNIMLATVTERTREIGIRRALGAKRRDITRQFLVETVLLSIVGGLTGILGGFTCRPLVNWGRSLLESAFPQAMQNLPEVVRDVAPVVVPWSIPLAFGISMAVGVVFGLYPAMRAAAMDPIEALRHE; this is translated from the coding sequence GGCATTTTTATCGGCGTGGCGAGCGTCGTGTGGCTGTTGGCGATCGGCGAGGGAATCAGCATCAAGGCGCGCGAGCAGATTGAAGGCCTGGGAGCCGATAACATCATCGTGCGGTCGCTCAAGCCGCCGCCGGAAACAACGTCTGGCTCGAGCGGGCCGGTGCCGTATGGCCTGACGCGCGACGACTACGAATTGCTGAGCGATTTGCCGACCGTCACGCGGGCCATTCGCATTCGCGAGATTCGCCGGCAATTCCGCTATGGACGGGAAGGCAAAACCCACGGCAAAGTCGATGGCCGGCTCGTCGGCTGTACGCCGGAATACGCCGACGTGACGCAGCTTCACGTCGATCGCGGACATTTTATCACGCAAGCCGAAATGCTCAATGAAGCGAACGTCTGCGTGCTGGCCGCCGGAACCGCCGAGCGATTATTCCGCTTCGAAGATCCGATTGGCAAGTCGATTCACGTCGACGAGGACTATTACCGCGTTGTCGGCGTCATGAAAAAACGAACCGCTTCGGCCGGAATCGGCGGCTCGCTGGCGGCGCAGGATTTCGACAACGACGTCTACATTCCGATCACGACGCTGTGGAAGCGCATCGGCGACACCGTCGTAACACGCCGCGCAGGCTCGATGGAAGGTGAAATCGTGCAACTCAGCCAGGTTACGTTGCGAATCAACAATGTCGAGAACGTGCTCGAAACCGCTAAAGCGGTCGAAAATACGCTGCGGCTCAAGCACAAAGACGACGATTACGCCGTCGTTGTGCCGTTGGAACTGCTCGAACAAGCCAAGACGACGCGGCTGATGTTCATCGTGTTCATGGGAATCATCGCGGCGATTTCGCTGGTCGTTGGCGGAATCGGCATTATGAACATCATGCTGGCCACGGTGACCGAGCGGACGCGTGAAATCGGCATTCGCAGAGCGCTCGGCGCCAAGCGCCGCGACATTACAAGGCAGTTCCTCGTGGAAACCGTGTTGCTGTCGATCGTCGGCGGTTTGACGGGGATTCTGGGCGGATTCACCTGCCGCCCGCTGGTCAATTGGGGCCGCAGTCTGTTGGAATCGGCGTTCCCGCAGGCGATGCAGAACCTGCCGGAAGTCGTTCGAGACGTGGCCCCGGTTGTCGTGCCTTGGTCGATCCCGCTGGCGTTTGGCATCTCGATGGCCGTCGGCGTCGTGTTCGGCCTTTATCCGGCGATGCGGGCGGCCGCGATGGATCCGATCGAAGCCCTACGGCACGAGTAG